The Carassius auratus strain Wakin unplaced genomic scaffold, ASM336829v1 scaf_tig00215703, whole genome shotgun sequence genome segment TCATTCTATTGCATACCAGTTCGAAGATCTAAGATTTACTAAGGACAAATGAACAAAACTCACTCGGGAGTAAGCTTCTTGGTCTAGTGTCTTTCTCTAATAACATGTAAAATCCAATTGGTTAATCCACGTTGTTGTCCCCAAAGGACAGGAAGATGAGATTATATTCACAACAGAGAGATACAATGACACTGATACACACGTCTAGTTTTGGAGTTGTCCACATTGAGTGATTGTGGGCTTTTTCAGGTAAACTTGAACCTTGTTCTGTTTTCTAACACAGGTCGTCCTCCTCGATTGCAGTAAAAGACAACAATGGCAGTTTCATCAGCACGTTGCGTCTCAAACTCTTCAAAGTCAGTCCCTAAATCTCAGTGCATTTATAGATCAGATCAGCTAGAGACATATGCTAAATATTCAATCTTTTCATTTCTCAGGACATAAACTTTACAGAGCCTCTCATCATGCCTTCCCTCGGTATTGAGCTGAGGACAAATGTGTTTGTGCAAGTGGAGGCCACCAACTTGACCTCCCAGTAAGACCTGTGTCTGATGAGTTTCATCATGGCAGTAAATGAATCAATTTTGCATTTAAGTTGacaattattatgtatttcaCAGGTACTTTGTGCTGCTGGACAGATGCTACGCTTCCATTTCCACTACACCCACCACCTCAAACTTCTTCAACCTCTTTGTGCCGTAAGTTTAACCATAAAATTATGGGAAGCTTACTATAGTCATATCATAATACAACTGCACCACGTTTGTAAGATGAGAGAGAATGATTTGTTGATTATTTGTTTGATCAGATGCAGCAGTGATCAGTTCACTAAAATGCTGGTCAATGGGGAGATGCAGATTGCTCGGTTCTCGTTTCCGGCCTTCCGCTTTACAGAGCAGCAAAACCAAACAGTATCAACATACTATCTGCACTGCATCACAAGACTGTGTGAAATATCAACCTGCAGTACATTTAAGgtaaatacatacaaatagaaACACGTTTTGGATTGGGATGGGTGGGTTGGCTTTGGTATTTTTGGGAggacatttgaaaatgtttagtCTACACAAAAATAGAAACACATGCATACAGTTCAACTACCCAGAGGCAAACACTGGCCAAGACATTGTCCACTCACCATGGCTCTTTCCACAGAAATGTGGCAACCGGAAAAGGAGAGACGTTGTGCCTTTGACCACCACTCCTTCTCCAAATGGAGTCACAGAAACCACCACCGTCACATCACCAGCCATCCTCATACGCTCAGAAAACGGTACAATCCTTCCCCTTCGtgaaaacaaaatgaattaaTGAGTTGTGTACATTTCATTCCAGTTCTGAGAAACTgactttattgtgtttatttCGTTTCAGTGGTGGCAACAAAAGAGGAAGGTGAGCTAAACTGTTCCACATGTAAACCATGCAATATTTGTCCAGAATCCTTCATATTTCCAGTGTACTGAATGTAGCAATGTTAACTAATTTAactaaatactaaattaataataaaaaataaaaaaacagcaacaatgaAGCAATCTCTTGTAGAATGTTCATATGTAGCACATTGAAAGTTTTATTCTatttagtgaatcagtttgttcaGATGAATCATCTAAATGAACTAGATCAAACAGAAACAATGAGGCATTATGTATCAATTTACAGATAACAATCAGTAAGCAATGCTGTCTATCACTGTTTTTGACATTGCATcctagttttgttgtttttgaaagttatttttcagcCAAAGAATTTCtttctgattttctttttctcaaaaaatgatgaatttccagcagtcattactcaagtcttcagtggcacatgatcttttagaaatcattctgatttactgatttggtgctcaagacacatttcttattaatatcaatgttgaaacaatTGTGCTGTGGAAAcaaatgatatattttatttcaggattctttgatgaataaaaagttcaaaataataatattttttgaaagtgaaatcttttgtaacactattttgtcattttttactcatttattggtgaataaaagtagtaattatattttaaaaccaaacttttgatcagtatTGTAGTTCGCTCCTTTGGTTTGTAGTTTACAGTCAATTCTAAGTCTAAGTCAATGTGTTCTTGTTTTACAGATGTCACAATCAGCACAAAAAAACCTTCAGACATCTCTGTGGGTCTCGGCGTGGCTGTGGGCATCCTGGCATTTGCCTGCATCATGACTGTAGCAATGGGAGCAGTTTTCTACAAGAGAAACTTGCGCAACGCACCTTCAAAAATGCTCCGGTGAGCTGAGACACCCTGATACTGCTCCAAGAGAGGACAGCCGGTCCCCGCCGGGATGATCTCTCGCCGCTTGAGGGCTGAGCAGGGCTCAGCGTAGAACTGTTTTGGACATCTTGATCTTTCCTATAGTGCTTCTTGGTGAATAATCGTAGCATAATGTGGTTTAGAAGAGCAACAGTGCACTACATCAGCCCTACACATTAAACTTGTGTTTAAGTGTAGCATGGACCTGGGAATACATGTTAAAAGCTtatgtatctttaaaaaaagtttatacaaCAGGCGATATGGATTCCTCTGTGATTTAGTATTTTTGAATTGAAGTGCATTAAAAAAGAAAGTATTGACCCATCAAATGAATCCAAGCCCAATGAGCGCACGCTGTGGAACCTGTAAAacacaaaaaggaaataaatctGAATGTGTGTGGAGGGTTTGGAGCTTGCTAAGACAGTCCCTTCTAAAATGTTATATGTGTTATTTATAAACACTACTCTTTCTGCTTAACTCGCAATGAAGTTTTGGCACCCCATATCTAAAGACTACTCATGCACAGCCCAAAACATCATTGCATTTACAATGAAACTTATAACTTTTAAATCAACACTTTTGAAGCAGAGTATTATAGATTCCTTCTGCATGTCTAACTTCATGAATAAAGAAATGGAAATGAAAGCAATTTGGAGTGAGTGAAAGTGAGCCGAAGGAGAGTGCTGCAAAGCGTTGATTTTTAGATCTTAAGTTTCGTTCTTGGCTCTGCACTTTGTGTCTTTATAATTCCTATGGCAAGCTGAGCTCTTtaaagtagatgtactgtatatttgtgaTTCATCCATTAATGCATGCTTCATCTGAATAAAGGCTGCTGGTACAATAACAAATCACTGTCCTCTCGAGTGGATTCTTACTTGGCATAAAATCATGACATCTGCAATGGGAATGGAATTAGATTGGCTGAAAATAGCATTTGggccttttgcatttgaattaaaACTATAATGCACACTTAAAAAAGTGCCAGAGGTGTGTGTAAAAGGATATAAAGGTATAGAATACCTATTTAAAAGTCATCTATATGCATAAAAACTAGCACCTAAATAAAGTGGGTCATGCAAATTCATTCAATAAAGGGGATTTTTGGGTATCACTAGTGCAATACTAGTATGAAAGCTTGAAATAAAATCTGATCACAGTCTAATATCATTTTACTGTGACCTGTCAAATGCACTAATGCCTGACCTCTACATTGGCAGGTGCCTTTACAGCTATGATTAACCTAATTTCATTGTTCTCATTGTGTAAGGGTCACGTTTTCATGTGTCTTGACACCTGAAACTGCTCTCACAGTCATGCTGGAGAAAATGTGATCTTAACTCACATAATTGTCACCAAATTCCACAAAACGATCAATCAACCTTTCACTTCATTcatatttttgctttgtttggtTTTTTAGGTCATGAGTGGGACAGAAGCCCTGTTGAGTCCTCAGTGTACAAGAAGCCCAGAGGGGAAAGGACAGATTCGCAGACGGATCCAGCATAGAAGTAGGGCACACGATGATTCATACTGTCAGATGTTGAAGTAGGCCATCATCTTGTGGCTCTCTTTAAGtctctttgtttctttttcactTTGTTTTGCAAGCATCAGTTCAAATATTTTAACACCCTTCATTCTGACAAAGAGAACAGTGGTTTTCCAAAGACATGAGGCATGAAAATATTatagatgttttatttatagGATTTTTTAATCCAGTTATTATGTGCAGTGTCCTATACACAGCAGCTTCAAGAAATGTACTGTAAGAAATACAGTAACACTGTTTCAGACAACTCATATCCAGATATTTCTGATAATGTTAATATATCAACCAATTTTGAATAACCTAAAGTAGGTCATGGACAAAAATGGTGGCtgataaagagagagacagagcacaGTTATGCCCACGCCAACACAAAACACCATTAGGGGTAACACTAAAATAATCCAGTAAACTGAAACCAAACactgtaaaacaaatttttttattatcatttattgaattttattaaaaagtgcattatttatttttataaatatattataattacttGATCATATGGGAACTCATAATTTTGTTTACATACACTTTCAGGATTTTACAGTATTCACCATTAAAATCAAAACTATTTTCAGTGTTTATGGTATGAACTCAAAGATAATCaattagcatttttacagtcacaTATTTATAACtgacaatattttaattaatgaaatgagaacaaaACAAATCAGTGCATATTTCGACTGACAACTTGGaaaagtcaaattaaattaaattaaattaaattaaattaaattaaattaaattaaattaaattaaattaaattaaattaaattaaattaaattaaattaagcaataAAGTATGTAAAATGACAATGCCACTAAACTACTCCAAAAATCGATTGAAGTTTAAGCTCCAATTTCCAAAATCTCTTCTAACAAAGTAGGCTGAATCCAGTTCAGATTTACCCACAGAAACATTGTCCTTTCATCTCCACCTTTGTTTTAAGATGATAGGATGGAATTTCCTATTGAGGAAAGCTTATCCATTATTGAAAGTCCCTGCATCACAGGAGTCATGCccagttattaatgacagaatgagTGGGTGAGAGGAGGACTGTAGAAACAGAGTAATGAAGGAAGCAGAGGAGAGAGAGGACTGTGCTTTGAACCTCACTGCAGGAGCACTGTAAAAGCTTCAAAGCTCTGCGGCTTGAAGGAGACCTGCAGACcgaacacacatacagtaaaggCTATAGAGAGCTCTGAGCCCAAACCTGCTCAGTAATCCTGTACGTCTCTCTAAAACCTCTTACAACAACTGATATTCCTCCTGTCTAAAGACCACCAGCAGAGAAATATCCCTTTGCTCATGGTCAGACCTTTAGATTAACAAATAAGTGGACTTTGCTTcacaataaaacactttattcttGAGGAATAAAGTTATTCTTATACTTATGGTTCTGACTGTAATGGAGAGATCTCCTTTATCTGATCTGAAGTTTTGTGTCTTTGAGTAGAGCTCTTGTTTAGTATCCTTCAAAACCACAATATATCAAAGGGCAAATCATTTCAGAAAGTCTTTTTGGAGATTGCAactacaaacatatatatatatatatatatatatatatatatatatatatatatatatatatatatatatatatatatatatatatctagtaggggtgtaacggttcacaaaattcacggttcggttcgatacgatacactgatgtcacggttcggttcggttcggttcgatacgttttagatacagcaaaatgtaaaaacatctcaacttttcagaatgccgcaagcgcaccgcgggtcatgtgacaagaactaaccaatcagcttcatcctttcccgtaacaaggttgagagctcagccaagatgaaggatcagctgatcatagttgtatatggattgcaattttgaaataaatttagtagcagcgctactgcaagcgatttttagagctgcaaatccatttatccttcgctgaaatttccgcgtctcatggagagagcacgtcattgttgcttagcaaagacagacgcctcatgagcgcttctgcccaagcgctttggaaaggaggagaaagacgcgcttagcgttttccatgcgtttttaggcacgatatgtgaacggcccctaaggcgctcgctcactcagcacgcgaggaaggctcgttgcaaaatgtcgaatgcctttaacagaccagaaatataagatcctaaaataaccaacaggtctggtgtttgggttggattccctgtaagctatagtgtctaaatgctgcagggatagtttgctgcgtgcatgtttctcctttttttcgtcttttcccagatagtactgacgcatatatcccagatattcccgctggtgtttttttttattttttttttttttgtattcccgctggtgtaccctgtcatgttgcagatgcgacataccgttgtttttttatccaccactctcttgccatcaccattatagcttaaagggaatccaaagtgcacccaaacaccagacctgttggttactggaggatcttctcatttctagtctgttcaacgcattggctattttgcaacgagccttcagcgcgtactgagtgagcgagcgcctgctgagtagcctaacataaacatataagatggtgtttttttcttcttcgggagtgtcaggggcgttgcctgttacgttgtttgggttattgggctaccttgttgaacgcatatcattatatttctctctctctctttttttttttttttcaaatataattaattactccaacgaaccgttcggtatacataatgcgtaccgcgtaccgaaccgaaagcgtcgtaccgaacggttcaatacgaatacgcgtatcgttacacccctaatatatatatatatatatatatatatatatatatatatatatatatatatatatatatatatatatatatatatatatatatatatatattttttttacagaaagttCAAacaagattttttacatttttttttttttttttttaagaaaatgattgGAACATGTATTGAACAGTATTagtatattttaattatcattactggcagtattattttattttacttaaatatattttaccattttaataatataaataaaatcaaattagttttattttattttaaaacgtgAATTAAAATAGATTGTTGTGTATAATTTTGATGTGGTTTATcattagttaaataaaaaattattcatttaaatatttacaaataaaacaaaaattaattatttgtaataaaatatatatatttaaaattgttagtattatatttattatcattatatgcAGCTtactattatcatcatcatctttttttatttaaatatctgtgatcataaaagtgtaaaaatacattattatttaatacattattatttatattattatactattttatttgaaaatagtacattaaaatttataaattataaattgtattgCTATTGTAATATTAATGGTATCATTTAACCTAAATGAACTTATTTAAATCgttcaattaaaatacatttatatttatcataatataaatactattttatttatactaataagaaaatgtaatgataataatataatattacaaagaatataatatcttttttttttttcaattttatttcaatCAAGCCAACAATGctcaaaaattaaaacattaaatatatgaataattaagTATTTAGCAGTAAAAAGCTACTCCAGTTATTCTCGGTTGTATGGTGCATGAAGAATACAAACACAACAATCCTTCTACTTATAAATCTGCTTTTCAGTTGATGCTTTTTCATTGTACATCATACGTCTGGATGATATATTGTGATAAATATTACACTTGTCACCAAGCTCAATAATTGAACTATAATCATTACGTATGGACTCCGATCGATGGTCTCCATCAGTGTTGTATAGTTCTGGGTTCAGCTCATGGGGGATCTCTCCTATCAGAGCTCATCAGTGTGGTCAGCCTCTTGTGAAAGAAGAGACCTCATTCTAGAGCAAGATtgaagagagagagcaagagagaattCAAGACAAGCTAGACTGAAGCTCTATGAGCAGAAAAGCTCTGTGTGATTACTTCTGTTCTGCTTCAGAGACAGCAGCCACTTTCACACTTTCAGACAGACACTGCGTGCTCCATTGAGAAAGCATCTATGACAGATGGCAATAAAGGTGTAGACGGCGTTTTTAAAAGAATCAGATTTCACCTGCAGTTTTACTTCCCTTGCCTGACACATTCAGGTTCACAGCACACATAATGTGGTCTTATCACTCCCTCCTTGTTCTGTATTTCGTGCTAGTCAATCAAAGTTGAACGACGGTATTGGCCAGGAAATTGGATTGAATTTAAACCGGATTCTTCAACCTGGAGCTGGGCAACAGATTATCAGATCCTATAGTTTTTTCTGTCCATTCCAACTTGAATTTTCAGCTTTAAGTTTTGAGCATAGTTCAGGAATTAATCGTTTGCTCAACTCTTTCCTTCTCCAGATGCCCTTGATCAACCAAAGGAGATAAGTGAAATATCAGTGTGGCTGTAATTATGATATCTGAACAATAGAGGGCAGACATGCAGCAGAAAGAGAACAGCTGTgtgtagagagacagagagagagagagagagagagagagagagagagatgaataaaGCTTGGCCTTGCTGGGGCAGTGAATCATAAACAATATTAGCAACATACTATTTCCACTGTTCCCCTGAAAAGATTTAATAACCAAACACTGTGTCTGATGAGGCAGGGAATTGTGCTTTTGTCTGGAAAAAATACGTGTTGCCATTACACTTTACAGAATTATCAGTTAGAGGACTAaagcaaaaaagtaaaaataaaagaattctgtcgtcattttctcaccctcatgtcgttctgaACCCAAATGTCTTTTCTTCAGTGGAGAAATATATGGGGAACTGCATCTCGTAACCGACTGTAAATCAGTTTTGTTCCATTAAGAGCCGTTATACTGGAACACtttatgaacataaaaacaaaccATGCGCAAGTTATGAAGGAGGGAAATGAAAGGGTCGCATAAGAAGCTGGCTGGAAGAAATCTAtactttattgtttttgtgttcatCAAGTATTTGTCTTTCCACACACCTTGCTGGTTTCGTGAACTTGCTCCAAAAAAAAGCAATACTGTCTGGATGACTTTAGAACAACgtgagggtcagtaaatgattGTTGAACTgttctttaaaatataacaaaaagttCTGCAAAC includes the following:
- the LOC113095384 gene encoding zona pellucida-like domain-containing protein 1; protein product: MIQGSRSANTRKDILLNISLLLLATNLDKSFQLVLSDCGSEYRRPEYTDISVECGTEYINVAIKFCPVMYTGYNESELILNNVKNNPDCRATLDTSVLPPMARFRFPINSTNACGSNFVTIRSIGTGVFSDFSNIEMVNISGTVQSNVITTGTVTYNAELKYYYSCAYPLEYLINNTRVDVSSSSIAVKDNNGSFISTLRLKLFKDINFTEPLIMPSLGIELRTNVFVQVEATNLTSQYFVLLDRCYASISTTPTTSNFFNLFVPCSSDQFTKMLVNGEMQIARFSFPAFRFTEQQNQTVSTYYLHCITRLCEISTCSTFKKCGNRKRRDVVPLTTTPSPNGVTETTTVTSPAILIRSENVVATKEEDVTISTKKPSDISVGLGVAVGILAFACIMTVAMGAVFYKRNLRNAPSKMLR